In Rhodothermus profundi, the genomic stretch AGGGCTGGCTGTAGCCTATCCTTCCTTCACCGAAGACTGCAGCGTGGGTTCAGGAAGGCCGTAGCCCACCACCAGGGCCATGACCAGGAGGGCCAGCGCGCCCAGCAAAGCATTGCTTGCGTAGCCGTATTGCGTGAAGAGCCAGCCCGCAACGACCCCGCTGATGCCAATGCCGAGCTGTCCCAGCGCAATCGACAGGCTCATGAGCGAACCGCGCCGCGCTCCCGGCACCAGCGCCGTCAGCAACGACTGGAGCGGGCTCATGCGCATGCCCACCAGGGCCATGGCCAGGGCAAACAGTCCATACGCCGCAATCCTACTCCGCATGAGAAAGGGCGCACCGGCCATCAGCACAGCCAGTCCAAGCGTGGCACTTACAATGAGGGGCTTGCGGCCCATGCGATCCGAGAGACGCCCGGCTAACGGGCCGGCCACGACATTGGCCAGTCCGCCGAGCAGAAAGAGCAGCGCCATCGCTTCGGTGCGAAACCCGAGCGTACGCTCCAGCCAGGCGGGCAGATAAATCAGAAACAGGCCGATGCTGAAAAACATCAGGAAATAGACCAGTGGCGAGGGGGCCGTTGCGGGCTGCCGCAGGAGCTCCCCATACCGCTGCAGCATGCCCTGAAGCGACAGCGGTTCTTCGGCCAGCACGCCCGTGGGCTGCGGCACGTAGCGCCAGATCAGCAGCGTGGCCAGCGCCATGGTCAGTCCGAACATCAGGAACGGCCAACGGAAGTCGACCCACCCCGCCAGCAACGTCCCCGCCGGAATGCCCACGATCTGGCCAAAAGCGATGCCGCTCATCACCCACCCGTTGGCCCAGCCGCGCCGCTCATAGGGAAAGTAATCACCCACGTAGCTGACGGCCGCCCCACTGAGCAATCCTCCGGCCGCACCGGCCAGGGCCCGTACAGCAAGCAGCGCAGCATAGCTGTACGCGATACCATGGAGCAGCAACGCCCCCGTCATTGCGGCACTGCCAACCAGAAGAATAGGACGACGCCCCAGCCGATCTGAGACCGGCCCCGCTACCAGGGCCATAAGGCTAAGCATAACCGCATAGACCGAAATCAAGCTGCCCTGTTCTACAGCAGAAATGCCCAGCGTCGCGCCAATGCGTGGAAGAATGGGGACCATGATGATCACCTGACTACTGGCTGAAAAGACCATCAGCCAGAGCGCCAGGAGGATATGCCGTTCAGATTGGGCAGCCATGCCCTGACCAGCGGTGTTTTCCGCGCCCAACCGCCGGCGCTAACGCTTTGTTTCGACAGAAACATCTCTCTGGATTACCCCTACTCCCTGCCCATCTGCTCAGGCATCAAATAGCCCCATCGTTAACGACTCGCTAACAGGCGGATAATCTCTGAATAACAACCACCCCCTACTTTAGGGACGGTTCTAGAAGCGAGCACAAGGGCCTATGAAGCGTTTGCTTCTGCTGTTTCTGGCGATGTGGCTGGTCTGTCCGGCTCAAGCCCAGACGGGACGCATTGCCGGCACTGTGGTTGACGCCGATACCGGCGAACCGCTTATTGGCGTCAATGTGTTTGTCGAAGAGAATAGCACAGGTACGGCCACAGATCTGGAAGGACGCTACGAAATAGGCAACTTAGCTCCAGGCACTTACACGCTTCGTTTCTCCTACGTGGGCTACCACAGCCAGACTGTAGCAGGCGTAACCGTACAGGCAGGCAACGTTACGCACCTCAACATCAAGCTGGCTTCGCAAGAAGTAGGACTGGAGGCTGTAGTTGTCGAAGCACGTCTGCTGCGCAATACCGAAGCCGCCATGTTAGCTGTCCGCCAGAAGGCAGCCGCCCTCAGTGAGGCAATCAGCGCCGAAATGATGGCGCGCACTGGCAGCAACAACGCAGCCGACGCCATGGAAAAAGTAACAGGCGTATCGGTGCTTGATGGCAAATATGTCTACATCCGAGGGCTGGGCGAGCGCTACATGAACGCCCAGCTTAATGGACTCGACCTACCCAGCGCTGATCCTGACCGAAAAGCTGTCCCCTTCGACCTTTTCCCGACGGCCCTGCTGGATAATATCGTTACTGTCAAAACGTTCACGCCCGACAAACCTGGGAATTTTACCGGGGGCAGCGTCAACCTGAACACGCGCGCCTTTCCTGATGCCTTATCGATTAGCTTTACCACCTCAATTACCTATCGCCCGCAGGTAGTAGGGTTTGGCAACCTGATGCTGGCGGTGCCCAACGCAAATCCGGGCACCTGGGGCCTCCAGGCCAGCCAGCTCGACGTGCCCGCTCTGCTGCAACGCTATCGCCTTGAAAACATTCCGTCTCTTAGCGAAGCAATTGTAGATGCCCAAAACGCCCGACTACTGGATCAGCTTTCCAAAGCCCTCACGCCAGCATTAACGCCCATCTATCGGCGCGCACCGTTCAACCGAAGCTACACCCTCTCGGTAGGCAATCGCCTGAATCTGGGCAATGGACGGCTACTGGGCGTGGTGGCCAGTTTTAGCTACCGCCGACAGGCTACTGCCTACGATGACGGCATATGGGCCCGCTACCGACTAACGAGCCGCAACGCAACGGTCCTTTCTGAGGACAATTACCTGCACACCATCTCAGGTACCGACGAAGTCCTCTGGGGTAGCCTGATCAATGCGACCCTGCGTCTCCACCGCCACCACGAACTGAGCGTCCGGTTCATGCAGAGCCACAGCGCTGAAAGCACCGCGCGCTACCAGCGCGGTCGCTTTCTGTACACCCTGGAGCCGGACGACATCTATGAAACCCGATCGCTGATTTACATTGAGCGGAACCTGCGCACCTATCAGATTCACGGCAAACATGCGCTGACCGACAAAGAAAAACCGGCTACGCTGAGCTGGGACCTCTCCATCACAAACACCCGGCAGGCCGAACCCGACCGTCGCTTCTTCACCAACCACTATCGCATCCGTACCAGCAGCGACGGCTCGGCTGACACGCTCTACACAATCCGCGCTACCACCCCACCGCAACGCTACTTTCGCTCTCTTAAAGCCTCCAATCAGGTAGGCAAGCTGGCCCTGGACATACCGATCACAACCCGGCTTCGCTTGAAACTGGGCGGCTACCTGCAACGCAAGAGACGCCTTCACCGAGAGCGCAAGTTTGTCCTGCGCCAGCAACGCGGTGCCCGCTACAACGGTAACCCGGAAACGTTCTTCACCTCTGAAAACCTGGGGCTTATTCAAGAGCACGACATCAACGGCGACGGCATACCCGACCTGTTCACTTTTGGATTATACCTCCAGGAAGATACCCAACCCTCCTCCAACTACGATGGCCTCCAGGACGTATGGGCTGGTTTTGCCATGATCGACGGGACTCTCGCGCACCGACTACGCGTGATCACCGGTCTCCGGTATGAAACCACCAATATGGAGGTCGTCAGCCACGACTCCACCAAAGAGGCCGGACGACTACAAAATGGCGACTGGCTACCAGCAGTAGCCCTGATTTACCAGTTGGCGGGCAACATGAACCTGCGCCTGGCCTATGGCCGCACGCTGGCCCGACCGATCTTTCGAGAGCTGGCTCCTTACTCGACTTTCGAATACGTGGGAGGCTACCTGCTTACCGGCAATCCCGGACTGCGCCGCACGCTCATAGACAACGTTGACCTGCGGTGGGAATGGTTCGTGCGCCCAGGCGAACTGCTGGCTACCAGCGTGTTCTTGAAACACTTCCATAATCCCATCGAGGCGGTATATCAGCCCTTCGCTCCTAACGATAGCCCGGAGGTGCAGTACCGCAACGTTGACGACGCCGTGCTCTATGGACTCGAGCTAGAGCTGCGAAAGCGACTGGACTTTCTGCATGGTGCGCTTCGCCACTTTGAAATCAGCGGCAATGCAACGCTTGTTCATGCAACCGTACAGGTGCCCGCAGAAGAGCTTCGGTCGATTCGTGCATTGCGCCCCGACGCGCCGGCTACGCGTCCGCTCCAGGGACAATCGCCCTACCTCTTCAACGTGAATCTGAGCTATGTGCATGAGCAGCGAGGAACCACGGTCAGCCTGCACTATCACGTATTCAGACCGCGGCTGAAGGAAGTAGGGTTGGGTGGCACCCCCGACACCTATGAGCGGCCTCGCCACCTGCTGGACCTGAACGTTAGCCAGCGGCTGCTGGCTACCTTATCACTTAAAATTTCGGCCAAGAACCTTCTGAACGCTCGCTATCGCGTTTCCCACACCTACAAAGGACGAGAGTACGTAACGCGCGCTTATGGAAGCGGACGCGCCTTCTCCATCGGACTCCGCTATCAGTACTGATCCCGATGCCTCCCAACGCAAAACGAAGCGGCGGCCTGTGGGCCGCCGCTTCGCATAAAGACCGCTCATTAACAAACCATAAACCCAACGTAATCCTGCCATGAACACGCGCCTGAGCATGCTGCTCCTACTATGCTGGCCCCTGGTAAGCCATGCGCAAAACGTGGTAACCATTACCGATGCCGACATTGGTCCGGGCGATCAGGTTACCTGGACCAGCGACAATATCTACCTGCTCGACGGCTTTGTCTTTGTGGAAGAGGGGGCAACCCTCACCATCGAACCCGGCACCATCATCAAAGGCAAACCCGGCACCGGTGAAAACGCCTCTGCCCTCATCATCACGCGCGGCGCCCGCATCTATGCCGAAGGGACTCCTGAGCGCCCCATCATCTTCACGGCCGAAGCAGATCCCCTCGATGGAAGCTTCGATGCGTCCATTCGCGGCCAGTGGGGCGGACTGATCATACTTGGTCGCGCCTCTACGAACCTCGCCACCGGTGAAGCCAATATCGAAGGCATTCCCTCCACAGAAACCCGCGCCCGCTACGGCTGCGTCCCAGGCAACAACACCCCCACCCCAATCGACGACTGCGATGACAACGACAACTCTGGCGTCCTCCGCTACGTCTCCATCCGACACGGCGGCTCCAACATCGGGGCAGACAACGAAATCAACGGACTGACGCTGGGCGCCGTTGGACGAGGCACAACCATCGAATACGTCGAAGTCTTTGCCAACGAAGACGATGGCTTTGAATTCTTCGGTGGCACCGTTAACACCCGGTATCTTGTAGCCGCCTTCTGCGGCGACGATGCCTTTGACTATGACGAAGGATTCCGCGGTAAAGGTCAGTTCTGGTTTGCTATTATGCCTCCCGACGGAGGCAACCGAGCAGGCGAACACGACGGCGGGCGCGATCCTGAAGACGGCCAGCCCTTTGCCATTCCGCTTATTTACAATGCCACCTATATCGGATCGGGCGCCAGCTCGGGCAATGCCGACAACAATGTCTTTGTCTTCCGCGACAACGCAGGCGGCAAATACTACAATTCTATTTTCACAGACTTTGGCAACCTGGGCATCGTCGTTGAAGACCTGGAAGGCATTGCAGTCGACAGCCGCCAGCGTCTTGAGCAGGGGGACCTGGTGCTGGCCCACAACCTCTGGTGGAGCTTTGGTGCAGGCAACAACCTGGCCGATATCGCCCCGCAAGCGTTTGTGCAGCAACACCTGCTGGCTAACAATAATTTTGTTGAAGATCCGATGCTGCGGGGCATCAGCCGGGAATCGAATGGCGGGTTGGATCCACGTCCAGCGCCCAACTCACCGGCTCTGACGCGGCCACGGGCCGCCTATCCCGCCCAGGACCCCTTCTTCACACCCGTGGAGTACCTGGGTGCCTTCGGCCCCGATGACCTCTGGATCAAGGGATGGACCAAAGTCGCCCAGCTCGGCATCTTGACCGGCCTGAAGCGCAACGCCACCGAAACATCCTTCCCGGTGATGCTCTATGCTGGTTCTCCCAACCCCTTTCGCTCCACGGCCACGGTAGCATTTTCGCTGAATCAGCGGCAGCACGTTCGGCTGGCCATTTATGACCTGCTCGGACGCGAAGTAGCCCGCCTCGTTGAAGGCGTTCGCCCGGCCGGCACCTACCATATTCCCTTTGATGGGAGCCACCTGGCGGCCGGCACCTATCTGGTCCGTCTTGAAACCCCCTCGGGCGTGCAGGTGCGAACGCTAACGCGCCTGCCCTGACCACGCCCAGAGCGAATGCACAAAAGGGGAGGAAGAAAGAACTACCTCCCCTTTTATTTCTGGTGAAAAGATTCCGCTTCTACTGACAGCTTAAGCGGCCAGACTACCGCCAAAAGCAGTCTGTGCGCAGCAAATGCCTCCTTCAGGCCTGATGACTCCGGGCCAGCGTAGCCAGTTGCACAAGCTGGAGCTTCCCGGTATTTTTGGGCGTTGCGTAACGGTATCCTCCTGTTTGAGTATACTGCCTGCCATGCGCAAATACCGGTGGGTCCGCCGTCCCCTTGCCGATCCAGATGCGGTGGCCACGCTGATGGCAGCCGCCCGTTATCTACCGGAGCCCCTGGCACGCGTGCTGGTAGCCCGAGGCATTACAACGGTGGAAGCTGCTCGCGCTTTTTTTCGGCCAACCCTTGCTCAATTACACGACCCTTTCCTGATGGCTGACATGGAAGCGGCGGCCCGCCGCCTGGCCCGGGCGATTGAACAGCAAGAGCACGTGCTGGTCTATGGCGACTACGACGTAGACGGCACAACGGCCACCGCGCTCATGACTTCCTTCCTGCAAACGCATGGCGTGCCTGTTCGATACTTCGTGCCGAACCGTTTTCGGCATGGCTATGGCTTAACGCAAAAAGCCCTTGAAGAAGCGCTGGAGGCCGGCACCCGGCTGCTCATCGCTCTGGACTGTGGCATCACGGCGGCCGAAGAGGCGGCCTATGCCCGCGCCCGGGGCGTTGATCTGATCATCTGCGATCACCACACCGCTGGCGCCACGCTCCCGGAGGCCGTGGCCGTGCTCGATCCGAAACGTCCCGACTGTCCCTATCCGTTTCCCGAACTCTCAGGCTGCGCCGTCGCCTTCAAGCTGGTGCAGGCAACGCTGCAGGTGCTGGGCGAGCCCCTCGAGACTTCCTACGCCTACCTTGACCTGGTTGCGCTCTCAACCGCAGCCGATATCGTACCATTGACCGGCGAAAACCGCATCCTTATGGCCGAAGGCCTGCGTTACCTGCGCCGCACGCCGCGTCCAGGCCTGCAGCAACTGGCCGCTAAAGCCCGCTGGCCGCTGGAGACACTGACGATGCACGGCATTGTGTTCGGGCTTGCTCCTCGCATTAATGCGGCTGGCCGGCTGGGCGATGCCAACCGCGCCGTCCGGCTGCTATTAGCCGACGATATGGCCAGCGCTGAAGCACTGGCCGCCGAGCTGGATGCGGCCAATCGCGAACGCCAACAGCTCGACCGCCAGACGCTTGAAGAAGCTATGGCGCAGGCCGAACGCCAGATCACTGCCCGGGACGATCATTATGCCCTGGTGCTGTATCACCCTGACTGGCACCTCGGGGTCATCGGAATCGTGGCCAGCCGCATTGTCGAACGCTTCTACCGTCCCACTATTTTGCTCTGTGCTGTTGATTCCATTCTCAAAGGATCCGCTCGCTCCATTGCAGGTCTCAACATCTATGAAGCGCTGCACGATTGCGAAGATCTGCTGCTGCAATTTGGAGGGCATACGTATGCAGCCGGCCTTGCTCTGGAAGAAACCCACCTCGAAGCCTTCCGCGAGCGCTTCAACGAAGCCGTAGGTGCCCGCCTGACACCTGAACTGCTCATCCCCCGCCTCGAAATTGACGCGTTACTCGATCTGCACACGCTGGACGAACGCTTCTGGCGACTTCTTCAGCGCTTTGGCCCCTACGGGCCCGAAAACGAAGAGCCCCTGTTTATGGCCCGCGATCTGGAAGTCGTAGGCGACCCTCACCTGGTGGGCGGCGAAGGCAAGCACCTGAAGTTCTATGTGCGCCAGCGCGCCTACCCCGAAGATCCACCCTGCGAAGTTATCGGCTTCGGCATGGGACGCCTGCTTCCCCTGGTGCAGCACAGCCGTCGGACAGGACAGCCGCTGGCACTGGCCTTTACCCTCCAGGAAAACTCCTGGCAGGGCCAGACCCGCCTGCAACTTCGACTCCGCGACCTGAAACTGCAACGCGTAGAAGCATCCGTCAATAAAATTTCTTGAAAAGGAAACCCTCTCCCCCCCAGGCGTTGCATTTCTGCGTTCAGACATTTAGACTATGTCTAAGCAAGAATCTC encodes the following:
- a CDS encoding MFS transporter, whose translation is MAAQSERHILLALWLMVFSASSQVIIMVPILPRIGATLGISAVEQGSLISVYAVMLSLMALVAGPVSDRLGRRPILLVGSAAMTGALLLHGIAYSYAALLAVRALAGAAGGLLSGAAVSYVGDYFPYERRGWANGWVMSGIAFGQIVGIPAGTLLAGWVDFRWPFLMFGLTMALATLLIWRYVPQPTGVLAEEPLSLQGMLQRYGELLRQPATAPSPLVYFLMFFSIGLFLIYLPAWLERTLGFRTEAMALLFLLGGLANVVAGPLAGRLSDRMGRKPLIVSATLGLAVLMAGAPFLMRSRIAAYGLFALAMALVGMRMSPLQSLLTALVPGARRGSLMSLSIALGQLGIGISGVVAGWLFTQYGYASNALLGALALLVMALVVGYGLPEPTLQSSVKEG
- a CDS encoding TonB-dependent receptor, coding for MKRLLLLFLAMWLVCPAQAQTGRIAGTVVDADTGEPLIGVNVFVEENSTGTATDLEGRYEIGNLAPGTYTLRFSYVGYHSQTVAGVTVQAGNVTHLNIKLASQEVGLEAVVVEARLLRNTEAAMLAVRQKAAALSEAISAEMMARTGSNNAADAMEKVTGVSVLDGKYVYIRGLGERYMNAQLNGLDLPSADPDRKAVPFDLFPTALLDNIVTVKTFTPDKPGNFTGGSVNLNTRAFPDALSISFTTSITYRPQVVGFGNLMLAVPNANPGTWGLQASQLDVPALLQRYRLENIPSLSEAIVDAQNARLLDQLSKALTPALTPIYRRAPFNRSYTLSVGNRLNLGNGRLLGVVASFSYRRQATAYDDGIWARYRLTSRNATVLSEDNYLHTISGTDEVLWGSLINATLRLHRHHELSVRFMQSHSAESTARYQRGRFLYTLEPDDIYETRSLIYIERNLRTYQIHGKHALTDKEKPATLSWDLSITNTRQAEPDRRFFTNHYRIRTSSDGSADTLYTIRATTPPQRYFRSLKASNQVGKLALDIPITTRLRLKLGGYLQRKRRLHRERKFVLRQQRGARYNGNPETFFTSENLGLIQEHDINGDGIPDLFTFGLYLQEDTQPSSNYDGLQDVWAGFAMIDGTLAHRLRVITGLRYETTNMEVVSHDSTKEAGRLQNGDWLPAVALIYQLAGNMNLRLAYGRTLARPIFRELAPYSTFEYVGGYLLTGNPGLRRTLIDNVDLRWEWFVRPGELLATSVFLKHFHNPIEAVYQPFAPNDSPEVQYRNVDDAVLYGLELELRKRLDFLHGALRHFEISGNATLVHATVQVPAEELRSIRALRPDAPATRPLQGQSPYLFNVNLSYVHEQRGTTVSLHYHVFRPRLKEVGLGGTPDTYERPRHLLDLNVSQRLLATLSLKISAKNLLNARYRVSHTYKGREYVTRAYGSGRAFSIGLRYQY
- a CDS encoding T9SS type A sorting domain-containing protein, which translates into the protein MNTRLSMLLLLCWPLVSHAQNVVTITDADIGPGDQVTWTSDNIYLLDGFVFVEEGATLTIEPGTIIKGKPGTGENASALIITRGARIYAEGTPERPIIFTAEADPLDGSFDASIRGQWGGLIILGRASTNLATGEANIEGIPSTETRARYGCVPGNNTPTPIDDCDDNDNSGVLRYVSIRHGGSNIGADNEINGLTLGAVGRGTTIEYVEVFANEDDGFEFFGGTVNTRYLVAAFCGDDAFDYDEGFRGKGQFWFAIMPPDGGNRAGEHDGGRDPEDGQPFAIPLIYNATYIGSGASSGNADNNVFVFRDNAGGKYYNSIFTDFGNLGIVVEDLEGIAVDSRQRLEQGDLVLAHNLWWSFGAGNNLADIAPQAFVQQHLLANNNFVEDPMLRGISRESNGGLDPRPAPNSPALTRPRAAYPAQDPFFTPVEYLGAFGPDDLWIKGWTKVAQLGILTGLKRNATETSFPVMLYAGSPNPFRSTATVAFSLNQRQHVRLAIYDLLGREVARLVEGVRPAGTYHIPFDGSHLAAGTYLVRLETPSGVQVRTLTRLP
- the recJ gene encoding single-stranded-DNA-specific exonuclease RecJ, producing the protein MRKYRWVRRPLADPDAVATLMAAARYLPEPLARVLVARGITTVEAARAFFRPTLAQLHDPFLMADMEAAARRLARAIEQQEHVLVYGDYDVDGTTATALMTSFLQTHGVPVRYFVPNRFRHGYGLTQKALEEALEAGTRLLIALDCGITAAEEAAYARARGVDLIICDHHTAGATLPEAVAVLDPKRPDCPYPFPELSGCAVAFKLVQATLQVLGEPLETSYAYLDLVALSTAADIVPLTGENRILMAEGLRYLRRTPRPGLQQLAAKARWPLETLTMHGIVFGLAPRINAAGRLGDANRAVRLLLADDMASAEALAAELDAANRERQQLDRQTLEEAMAQAERQITARDDHYALVLYHPDWHLGVIGIVASRIVERFYRPTILLCAVDSILKGSARSIAGLNIYEALHDCEDLLLQFGGHTYAAGLALEETHLEAFRERFNEAVGARLTPELLIPRLEIDALLDLHTLDERFWRLLQRFGPYGPENEEPLFMARDLEVVGDPHLVGGEGKHLKFYVRQRAYPEDPPCEVIGFGMGRLLPLVQHSRRTGQPLALAFTLQENSWQGQTRLQLRLRDLKLQRVEASVNKIS